actgtgccagagtctcctgaagggctggagtagtagtagcagcaggcGTGTcaagtgcctggactccggctggaactgctagTGGTACCTAGGAGGCAGCTCGCGCatgtgctctggctgcaccacgtgcgcatcctcagcctctaccccgaccTCGGCCTTTGACGACTGCAATaggggggcgcgggtgcctgatcatctcgggtagcacgtgtcctcactagCTGTGAGGGAAtaaaagacagaagtttagaattgtgatgtaaaaatatcgcacgacaaggaaatcaaatgaaatggaattttcctaacagttacatagcctctcgtagataagtacagacgtcttcgtactgatcagcgagactctaataaaccggcttgtaattcatgactcctatgaacctaaagctatgataccaacttgtcacgaccccggttcaccctccatgaaccatcgtgatgacaTCTAGtccctatgactaggtaagcctaaattgcggaaaataaaccaatttgcggaagtaaaacaatttaaaatggAATTAGAATAATaagacagtgtttaaaagtgtcgctcggcatacacaatatttaactcttagaaaccaatacatatctccaagactcggaaacccatgaatcacaagctaaagatcactacacagtactctaactccaaaatacctaacaaggaaaagaaatacaaaagggCAAATGCTTAAAAACTAGAATAcaaagggactcctcgatctgcggacgcggtagatatacctcgaagtcgctaaagcagtcgcctcgcctcaagggtgataggactgagtcgcagtacctggatctgcatatgaaaaacatgcgcaaaagggGCATGAGTCCACCAcgacagtactcagtaagtgccaagcctaacctcggttgggtagtgacgaggaaggtcagggccctactgaggttaaataaaatacaaagtataacagtgtagaacaagacaatataattaagtacaacagtaagaaataacatagaataaaaAGAGCAACATCAACTAGaacagaggcaaaataatcacggaaaggaaatacaactcaacacagagataacaaccggggtaccttccaggataccgtcctgtagtcccaattacatctatccagtggatctccggggataccgtcccgtagtccatcatatatatccgaaggatctcccagaatcctatcccgtagtccaactatcagtgcgcggggatctaccagaatcctgatccgtagtcctaaatataaataccgagtattggggaaatctaccgggtgcagtcccatagttccatataactgtgcatggggatctaccgaaatcccacatctgtagtcccaaataaacagacaagggggatctaccggaatcccacatccgtaattccaatgtaaatacacaccagcaacaggaaaatattcagaaatgacaaatttcatattaaggcaacaagtaattctagcctagcatgctgcacagaattcaggtaaggcagtttgagcaaataaaacaattaaatcacttagacatgctttcctaagctaacaacaggcttaatagtgcgagtaataaaaacaggaaaggaaacatactagtaattacttaataaaagctagatttccaacaattagcacaagtacgcactcgtcacctcatgtacaaggcatttcaattaccaaatacaccaaatcctaagggaaaaggtcccccacacatggttaggcaagccatttacctcgaaccagctcaaaatcaacccgaaactacgctcttgccacgagtactcgactccaaatgatccaaatctattcaattcaattgcataatgtaataacacttcaagtaactgattctacaaagaaattctaagctaatacgcgaaattaggtaaaatgaccaaaatgcccctcgggtccACGTTTcgtaatcgggtaaaatttatattttcagaatccccatactctcacgagttcatgcataccaaaattatccaaatctaatatcaaattcccaatcaaaggTCGAATTTTAGgtttaagaactttcttccaacttttccccaattttcatctccaatccgaaattaaatgatgaaactaactatagattgatggaatataactagaaagggttaaaaaATCGTtgcccaatgatctcctcttcaatttcctctcaaaatagccctctcccgagctccaaatttaATTTCccacttttgaaactaaaccctcaaaattttatatttctgcccagctgttaccgcggtcccgcttttgcgaaACCATGGTCGTATCTGCGACTACTCACTTAAGGCTCGATTTCCGCATCTACAACTATCCTTTCACAGATGCGGGGCCACTTCTGCAATGAAGACCCCGCTTCTACGATCCCTGTTGCCTTTCCTCCTTTTCCACTCTCCGGTTActccgccgcttctgcggctccgcacctgcggaacccaaaccgcaagtgcggttatgacaaaaaCCAGCTGAAACTGCAACTCCCAAACTCCAAAAATCCTTCcgccaaccatccaaaatcatcccgaggccccctggacctcaaccaaacctgccaaccaatcctaaaatatcgttcaaacttgttccaaccttcggaacactcaaaacaacatcaaaatacctatttttcatcggattcaagcctaagaattccagaaactctaaaaatacgctttcgatcaaaaagtctatcaaacctcgttcgaatgacctgaaattttgcacacacgtcacattaaacactacggagctactccaacttccggaattccattctgaacctcggatcaaaatctcactatcgaaccggaaacttcaaaaattcaactttcggcatttcaagcctaaattagctacggacctccaaaacacaatacgaacccgcccctaagcccgaaatcacccaacggagctaacagaaccatcagatttccattccgaggccgtcttcacactgttcccaccacggtcaactttccaacacttaagctctcatttagggactaagtgtcccaaaactctccgaaactcaaaaccgaacatcccgataaatcaaaatagtagaaataaacttgggaaatatagttaataggggattgaggCATTAGTTCTCAAGACGACTGGGCGGGTCGTCACAATTTAAGCGACCTATTGATGTTTGAAGGGCATCATAAGTTGTAAAATATTAAATTCATTAATCACATAGAGATTTTTGACAAATTTAGATATTATTTTATAGTGATACAACGGCAAATTTGATCGTTTTGTATTActtgttgtattgtattgttactttaaatacaatattttaattgttacttaaattttattatatcatATTATATCATTAAATTTATCGTTATGTAACAGAAGTAGTGTAAATATTTAATAGGTATTAGTCCTAGTTCTAAGtgtcaaaataaaaaaaggaacaGGGCTACGTATGTGTTTGACTATTGACCTTAAAAAGAAATTTGCTGGGATTTCGTGAGTTTTTGACCAATATTATCCCTTATCTTTGAGAGTAGGTTTATTTTGGTCCCTCAAATATAACCCTGAGCATATTTAGTCCCTTAAGTATGCTAAAGTGGAGCACATTTAGTCTTACTGACAGAATGTGTTAAAAAAATAACGGTGTTAACCAACTCTGATTCATGAATCAAATCTTCTACTCTAAAGCAAAATGTTTCCTCTCCTTTTATTGGGTAACACACCAACTCTAATTCATGACTCAAATCTTCTTCTCTGAAGCAAAATGTATCCTCTCCTTTTATTGGATAACGCAAATTATCGTGTTAATTCCTTATTTTTAGATAATGTCTTCTAAAATTTTGTCCTTGAAAATATCTCCTATGTGCCAATTTCCAATGAGAAAATGACATTGTATGGCTACTGTAAAAATAATAACCAAAAAATGTATACAATTTGtatattattttgtatatatacacattttgtatgttaatatacaaattttatatacttttttgattaccagatgtaaatagtttctggcgcgggCAAAAAGTGATAATACAATCTGGTTATTTGTTTGCTTCAATAATATGCTTAGAAGTGATCTTGGCAgcattattttttcaaattttaacttttctttttgaaaaaatcaaccgaaaattttaaaagtaaaagttTCAATGTTAAAAATGTTAAATTTATCAGCTCTGTACTATTAGTGtgtgttttaaaatattttcgatAAGTAAATTAAAAAGACAGCGAATGCCGAAACCAACCCCGTAATTGATCTTTGACATATTCTGTCACTGAGGCTAAATGTGCTCCACTTTAGCATACTTAAGGGATTAAATATACTCAAAATTATATTTAAGGGACCAAAATAAATTTACGCTCAAATATAAGGGACAATATTGGCCAAAAACTTTCATTTCCTTGCTAGGATttcaaaaagagatgaaaaacaaaaagagaaatttcaAACTTAAAAGGACCATTTTTTGAGTTAAATTATTCCATTCACGTTTATGCTACAGGCTCACCGCTTACCGACTTACAGAGTCACCGGCACGGCGGCAAAACTCCTCCGGACATCTCGATTCTCGGCggaaaaaagagatgaaaaacaTAAACGAACATCACAGAGAAGAGGGAGAGGAATCGCCTTCTCACTCTGAGCAAATAGGTAGGCGGTAGCTCTTTCTCCTCCTTTCTCAGTTAAACAATCTTTTCTCATCCTATGGATATTGGATACCAATGTTTTCATGATTACTCAAACCCATTGAACATTCCTTTTCTTTAGTACTCAATTCTTAATATAACTCAGCCATTATGAGCTTCACATAGCTGGTCCTGAACTCGAATAAAGTAGGAGGATTTTGGTAGTTTATTGCTCAAAATTATAGTGTGATAGCCACCCCAACtagttgaatttttgaatttaATCATAGTTGATTGGTGGATTGTTATACTCATTTCTTAATGTAGTTGAACTTAACCTACCAACCCTTAATTTCCCAATATGAATATTTTTCCAATTAGAGCTATGGACTCCCAACATCCCCCTTTTTCTACCTCTTTTGTCTCTCTTTTTGGGTGTAAAGAATGATAATTCAGTGCTTTGGTATAGTGTAAGAATATATGTGTGTTAGGCGGACGTCATGGGTTCGAACTTTCACACACAAAAGCTGATATTAAGTGGAGAAAGAGGTAGAGGTGTGGGCCCATTATCCTTGGAGTTTTGAACTGTATGCCGTGGGTCCTCATGAATTTCTTGGTTATAAAGGAAAAGAATGATAATTCTCTGCTTATATGCATAGACTGTTAAACCCAAAAGCCAAATCCTCTGGACTGTTCAGATAAGAAAGCTTTCCTTTGGATGGAACCTTGCTCTTACACTATTATGGGATTATTTCTCTAATTTATATTTACATTGATGTTTTGTCAGTTTCTGATGATGATGAGATAGACTACTCCATCAAGCCAGAATTTTATGATTCAGAACTTGATGACAAGGATGAACTTTGGgtccaaaagaaaagaagtggtCGTACTTCCGATGCCATCCTTAATTGTCCAGCTTGTTTTACCACACTTTGTCTAGATTGCCAAAGGTATTGCTTTTCTTGTTTTTAGAATTTTCTTATAATTTGAATGTTAAAAAGAATATATTTGATTGCACGACTCTGTTACTTTACTACTGGAGTATTTGGATCTTCTTCAGCCAATTAATCAATCAACTAAGCCTCAGTCGCAATTGATTTTTCTAGGCTATATGAATCATCTATATCCATTTGCTCAATACAGGTCCATTTCATTCCAATATTAAATGAACTGGACTTCCTTCTAAGTTCAATATTTGGATCTTCTTGCTTTCTCGGATTTATATACTGGTTTTGGGTCTTTTTCATACCATTACAACAAAAACAAACCTAGTGTAATATCACAAGTGGGGTTCTGGccgtctggggaggatagtgtgtacgcagacccttacccctaccttgaagGTAGAGAGGCGGTttccgatttttttttcttttttcagatCATTATTTTTTGAAAATGGTGAAACTTATTGTAGGAACAATCAGCCAAAATATTTGGATCTTCTTGCATCccaggggcggagctagagtgCCGAGAGCGGGTTCGGCTGAACCCAGTAGTTTTGGTTCGAATcttgtatttgtcttaaaaaattcattgaatatatatgaattattaatttagaacccagtaacttaaGGCGATTAAAATCTCGAACCCATAAATTTGAAATCCTGGCTCCGCCTCTGTTGCATCTACTTGTCTTTATTCACTTCCAATGCCTAAGTTCCTTTAATTTCTCTATTTCTTCATCGTCTAGTGGTACCAGATCGTCTCACTCAAAGGAAATTGGTCGTGCTTTTATAGGAAGTACTTGCAACCCTTAGCGAAGTTTATCAAGCAATGAGAAGAAGAGACATCCCATGTTGCAGAGTTGTAGAGAGAATCTTTTCTCCATAAAGTTTTGTATGCTATCTGTTGCACCTTGATTTGTAGTATCATTTCAGATATTTGGATGTTGCTCACAATGATTACCAGGGTGCACTAAATATGTAGAGGTCGAGTTTAGCATTTGTAATAATGGTGTAAAAGTCAAATATAATCCCTTTTGATGAAATAGGAGCAAAAGGGGTAACGATCAACCAGATACACGGTAGACATGAAATAGCCTTCTAATGTAAACAAAAAAATGTTGGTGAAGAAGAGAAATCAACATTACTGTTATGGTGTTTTTGCATCAATGATACCTAGATTAGGATTAATTATTAAAAAACTGTATTTGGATCGGGAATGGCATTATCAAAGATGTGTTCTTGCATGATTGGAACAGATAATAACCTGGTTCAGTTTAGATTTGGTGAAAGCAAATATTAAAGGATTATTCGGAAAGTTTCTTTTTCAATAAGTAATAGTAATTAATAAAATGGTTAGTACTTGGCAGTAAGCTTGTGAAGGTGGATAATGACAAATCATTATGCTTTATAGAGATGGACACAGCTGAATGCCTGGGAAGTGGAAAAAGTGAATAAGTTTAGTCTAAATAAAAGCAAGAAAAGCGCGCGCTAGAACAACTCAGTTACACTTCTCTTCAACGCCAAATGACATCAATATACCCCACCCACAAATATCCATCCCGAGAGGAAGGACGACCTAAGTCGGAGGATGTTTGCTTTCATGGAGTTCTTACTTCAACTTCTGTTGCTAGTGTCCTTGTAATTCTTGTAAGCTAATCTGTAACTGTGCTTCTCTCCAGTTGTCACTATGTTTACTGTTTTGTTTTATCTGAAGAGTCGGGTCAGAAATTTTGTAAGTCGACTCAGACAAAATGACAATCCTGTTTCTTTGGGTAGTACGAAAAACGAGGAAGTTGCAGTGCATAATCTAAAGTTGTTTGCCTTCTGAACCTAACATGAAAGACACATAAGACACAGTTTGTTGAGTTCCTCAACTCTCTTCGTGAACTTTAGGAGAATACCCATGTACTTCGTTCGGGATTCAACTCTGTACATAATTCCAATTGCTTAGTTCTCTTTCATCAGTGATAAAATATATTATTCTTTTTACTGTTCAAATGTTTTTTTTAAACTTACCAAAAAACAAGGAATGAAATTCACATTTTCTACATGCAAAGAGATGGTAAGAGTTTTTAGTGCTTGCTGCTTGACTGCAAATGAAAAGATGGTGGATGGAAAAAAAGTTGATCTTGATTAAGACCCCTATTTTAGTGAGAGTGACAGAGACAGATAAGCTAAGTCTAGATCAAGCATCAGATAACAGATAGGATATAGAAGTGTTGTAACTTTTGCACTTCAAACCAAGCAAGTATTGTTCTTGAGGTATCACCTAGTTGTCTTTCCCATTTAATGCCCACACTTCATCAGAAAATCATTGTCTTAGATATTTGCTTCGAGTTTTCTCTTTAGGTTCTGCTTTTCTAGCTCCATCACCTTTTCCTTGCTTTGATTTACGTCACAGTATTCAGTATAATTAAGGAGTTTTTCTGATTTGTCTATTATGCTAGTAGGCTTGGGAAAATCATGTCTTCTCTGCAACATGGTGGATGTCAATATTTTACTAGAACTTAAGAAGGCACCTCTTGTGAACAGGAGATAGGTAGGTGAACTATAAACTCTATTTGATTCTTCTTCCGTTTTCTCTGGGTTTTTTTTCGCTTTAGGAAAGAGTAATTTCCTGAAGCAATGAAATCTGTTATGACTTGGCCAAAGCCGGAGTAACCAGCTGAACGATAAACTCATTTGATTCTTCTTCCATTTTCTCTGGTTTCCTTTTGCTTTAGGAAAGAAAGAATGGCAAGTTGAAAGTGTACTGTTGCCAGAACAGCCAGAAATATTTGATCTCTTTGAATCTCGAACTTGAATGTGAAACTCCACTTTTGCTAGTAGTGTTGCCGAATCtctatgaacctgaagttgacgTGTTACTGATCTTGTTGAATCTTCGCATTGACATTTGCAAAATGGGTCTGTCATGTTTAGTTCTGAACAAGAGGGACCAACAATGCAATAACAGAAGTAAAGTGACTCTTTCTTCATCTATGTATTAATAGTAATTGAAAACATATTTGCAGAAGACAGCTTTCCGTATCATGTTCTTACTATACTTCGAAAAGCTAATGCAGCTATATGACATTGCCCAGTTAAATTTTGAATAGTAAGCTTGTAGATGGAGACTCCTGTTGAGTTACCATCCGATTTTAACCATTGCTCAGCATTAGCATGTAATTGGTCAGCTGTTCAATCAAGAAAGCGCCTAGGTGCATTTTGTCACTAATGCAAGCTTTCATTTCTCATTTTGTTAGCTTTCTAGTAATATTTCTGCAATTCGGAATTGATGTTATCTTGATAATGCAGGCATGAAAAGAATGTTACGCAGTACCGAGCAATGTTTGTGGTCAATTGCAAGATCAAGAGCGAACAAGTGGCACAGCTTGGAAATAAACGAAAGAGGGGTAAGAAAGGACATGGATCTGGTGAGGCTGAAGCGCCTTCTGATATTGGCGAGACATTTAAACATGTATGCTGTTCAGTTTGTTCGACGGATGTTGGAGTCATCGATGAAGAAGAGGTCTATCATTTCTTTAACGTTATTCCTAGTGAGTCTTGATGTTTTCCTCCCGAAATGGCCTTAAGCTCTCGGGATAAAGTTTCTTTAATAGTAAGTAGTATATGTTTTCGGCAGCACATTGCAGAAAACTTAAGGGGGTCAAAGAGCACTTTCCTTTtctgtctttttcttctttttttttcggggagggggggggggggggttctctTGATGATGGGTCGCTCTGCCCCTTAATGTTTTAGATGAGTTGTATTTTGGACTGCAAAATAGTTGAAGTTTGTGCTAAAGTAAAAGCTCCCTGCTTCTCCTTGATGAATGTCAAAAGTAAACAGTAAGGGTTTGGA
The Nicotiana sylvestris chromosome 11, ASM39365v2, whole genome shotgun sequence DNA segment above includes these coding regions:
- the LOC104219822 gene encoding uncharacterized protein: MKNINEHHREEGEESPSHSEQIVSDDDEIDYSIKPEFYDSELDDKDELWVQKKRSGRTSDAILNCPACFTTLCLDCQRHEKNVTQYRAMFVVNCKIKSEQVAQLGNKRKRGKKGHGSGEAEAPSDIGETFKHVCCSVCSTDVGVIDEEEVYHFFNVIPSES